One Bacillus sp. FJAT-52991 genomic region harbors:
- a CDS encoding NCS2 family permease: MKKYFQFEELGTNYRREIIGGLTTFLSMAYILVVNPLTLSLQTVPGLPDSMRMDYGAVFVATAIAAAIGSLLMGLLAKYPIALAPGMGLNAFFAYTVVLNYGVSWQSALTGVLFSGIIFILLTLLGIREKIINSIPAELKFAVGAGIGLFITFVGFQNAGIIVKNDAVLVGLGDLSSGPTLLAIFGIFVTVILMTRGVSGGIFIGMVITAIVGMIVGLIEPPKSIFGPIPSIEPTFGVAVENIFQSPSEIFTIQMLVIVLTFLFVDFFDTAGTLVAVANQAGLMKGNKLPRAGKALFADSCATVVGAILGTSTTTSYVESTAGVAAGARTGFASVVTAVLFLLSLFLFPLLEVITAPVTAPALIIVGVLMVSSLGQIDWTKFEIAVPAFLTIIAMPLTYSIATGIATGFIFYPITMIVKGRAKEIHPTMYFLFVIFILYFVFIK, encoded by the coding sequence ATGAAGAAGTATTTTCAATTTGAAGAGTTGGGTACGAACTATCGCCGGGAAATTATCGGTGGCTTAACAACATTTTTATCTATGGCTTATATTTTAGTTGTGAATCCACTCACACTTTCTTTGCAAACAGTGCCTGGTCTTCCAGACTCTATGAGAATGGATTATGGGGCGGTCTTTGTAGCAACAGCAATTGCTGCAGCGATCGGTTCATTATTAATGGGGCTTTTAGCAAAATATCCAATTGCTTTAGCGCCAGGAATGGGTTTGAATGCCTTTTTTGCTTACACAGTTGTATTAAATTACGGAGTTTCATGGCAGTCAGCGTTAACAGGTGTATTATTCTCAGGAATTATTTTTATTTTATTAACGTTATTAGGTATCCGAGAAAAGATTATTAACTCTATTCCAGCAGAGTTAAAGTTTGCTGTTGGAGCGGGGATTGGTTTGTTTATTACCTTTGTTGGTTTTCAAAATGCCGGTATTATTGTAAAAAATGATGCGGTGCTTGTTGGGCTTGGTGATTTATCATCGGGGCCGACACTTCTAGCGATCTTTGGAATTTTTGTTACTGTCATTTTAATGACAAGAGGGGTAAGCGGCGGTATTTTTATCGGAATGGTTATAACGGCTATTGTCGGAATGATCGTGGGATTAATTGAGCCACCGAAAAGCATATTTGGTCCGATTCCAAGCATTGAGCCAACATTTGGAGTGGCGGTTGAAAATATTTTTCAATCTCCTTCAGAAATTTTTACAATTCAAATGCTGGTTATTGTATTGACGTTCTTGTTCGTTGATTTCTTTGATACAGCAGGTACACTTGTAGCGGTAGCGAACCAAGCGGGATTAATGAAGGGAAATAAATTACCTCGTGCAGGTAAAGCGCTTTTTGCTGATTCTTGTGCCACTGTAGTAGGAGCGATTCTCGGAACGTCCACAACTACTTCTTATGTTGAATCAACAGCAGGGGTAGCAGCCGGAGCAAGAACAGGCTTTGCTTCTGTCGTAACAGCTGTACTCTTCTTATTATCACTGTTTCTCTTCCCGTTACTAGAAGTCATTACAGCGCCAGTAACAGCTCCTGCTTTAATTATCGTCGGAGTCCTAATGGTTTCTTCGCTAGGGCAAATCGATTGGACGAAATTTGAAATTGCTGTACCTGCTTTCTTAACAATTATTGCAATGCCACTTACGTACAGCATTGCTACTGGAATTGCAACGGGCTTTATCTTTTATCCAATTACAATGATCGTGAAAGGAAGAGCGAAAGAGATTCATCCAACCATGTATTTCTTGTTTGTAATCTTTATCCTCTACTTTGTTTTCATTAAATAG